A region from the Tahibacter amnicola genome encodes:
- a CDS encoding DUF4124 domain-containing protein, with amino-acid sequence MRLAVRISIVGLLVASLVGGLAYAQGGSSTRLRYKWRDEKGALHYADAITPEAARLGYEVVNGQGLVVKRVERAKTEEELAAAKVEAARVAAEKAAADEMAKNDAQMLAAYPTEEDLRKAMQAQIDLIDQNIQATEIGIASQEKSLAERLNHAAEQEREGKPVPQTVQNQISKLRKGLTDHKAFLEKRTADRAAMLKQMENELVHYRELKTRTKDH; translated from the coding sequence ATGCGTTTAGCGGTACGAATCTCGATAGTCGGGCTGTTGGTGGCGTCCCTGGTCGGCGGCCTGGCGTACGCCCAGGGCGGCAGCTCCACGCGGCTGCGCTACAAGTGGCGTGACGAAAAGGGCGCTTTGCACTACGCCGACGCAATCACGCCGGAAGCCGCACGGCTGGGCTATGAGGTCGTGAACGGCCAGGGCCTGGTGGTCAAGCGCGTGGAGCGCGCCAAGACGGAAGAGGAACTGGCCGCCGCCAAGGTGGAAGCCGCCCGCGTCGCCGCCGAAAAGGCCGCCGCGGACGAAATGGCAAAGAACGACGCCCAGATGCTGGCGGCCTATCCGACGGAAGAAGACCTGCGCAAGGCGATGCAGGCGCAGATCGACCTGATCGACCAGAACATCCAGGCCACGGAGATCGGTATCGCCAGCCAGGAAAAGAGCCTTGCCGAACGGCTCAACCACGCCGCCGAACAGGAGCGCGAAGGCAAGCCGGTGCCGCAGACCGTCCAGAACCAGATCAGCAAGCTTCGCAAAGGCCTGACCGACCACAAGGCCTTTCTTGAAAAACGCACTGCCGATCGCGCCGCCATGCTCAAGCAGATGGAAAACGAACTGGTGCACTACCGCGAACTGAAGACGCGCACCAAGGACCACTGA